The nucleotide window ATGCAGCTTACACAACAATATCAACCTATCTCCAGATCAGCCTGTCTCAAGGTTCTGCTATGCCCAGCCTTTACACGCAAATTGAAATTAATGCCCCTAAAGCTACGGTCTGGCGATCGCTCATCCAAAAAGAAGCCTGGCTTTACTGGAACACCTTCCTCTACGATCGCAACCCTAGCCAGCCTTTTGTCCAAGGTCAAACCGTCCAGCTTTCTCTACGCCGTCTCCGGGAAGAAACCGAAACTGAATTTCAGCCCCAGGTAACGTTGCTAATTCCAGAGGTTTGCTTGCGTTGGGTGACGATCGCGCCTGGTTTTCGCAGCGAACACATTTTTGAGCTTCAGGACGTTGACCGCGATCGGACTAAATATATTCACCAAGAGCATTTTTCTGGTGCAATGACACTGCTGTTCCTACCGTTTCTGCGCCAAGATGAACAGCAAGGTTTAAGACGAATGGCAAGAAACCTTAAAAATTATGTAGAAGCCCCTCAGAGCAGATGATCACTCTTTCAACGCCGCCTCTCACGTCGCAATTCGCTCAAGTAGTTTCCTGGATCTTGTGCCACCCAGCCCAAGTTTGAGTTCGTTCTCACTTCAAATTCCAAGCGAGAACTAGAGTTCTGCGCCGCTGCCGCCACAGTTCCTAGCTTGTCGCCTTGCTTCACCTTTTGCCCCGCCTGTACCACTACCTCTCCTAACAGGGCATAGCGCGTTTGGAAGCCCTGCTCATGGTTAACCACTACCAGTTTGCCGTTATACTCCCTCTGCACCCCAGCAAACGCCACTGTTCCGTCACCCACTGCCAAC belongs to Timaviella obliquedivisa GSE-PSE-MK23-08B and includes:
- a CDS encoding SRPBCC domain-containing protein; protein product: MPSLYTQIEINAPKATVWRSLIQKEAWLYWNTFLYDRNPSQPFVQGQTVQLSLRRLREETETEFQPQVTLLIPEVCLRWVTIAPGFRSEHIFELQDVDRDRTKYIHQEHFSGAMTLLFLPFLRQDEQQGLRRMARNLKNYVEAPQSR